From one Longimicrobium sp. genomic stretch:
- a CDS encoding RsmD family RNA methyltransferase has translation MRIVAGKWAGRHLTSPADRRVRPTAEHVRDEWLRLLEPDFPGARVLDLFAGTGALGLEAMSRGARSADFVETRPASLHALKANVAALHVREKTRIFKKDALPFAAALPIARYDIAFADPPYESRMLDRLLESWMAKPFAAILTLEHSIKHLLPEGGEEHFFEDTMVTIYRARLADLRRAEEEDRG, from the coding sequence ATGAGGATCGTGGCGGGAAAGTGGGCGGGGCGGCACCTGACCTCGCCCGCAGACCGGCGCGTGCGGCCCACCGCCGAGCACGTGCGCGATGAATGGCTGCGGCTGCTGGAGCCGGACTTCCCCGGCGCCCGCGTGCTGGACCTCTTCGCGGGTACGGGCGCGCTGGGGCTGGAGGCGATGTCGCGCGGGGCCCGCTCGGCAGACTTCGTGGAGACGCGCCCCGCATCGCTGCACGCGCTCAAGGCCAACGTCGCCGCGCTGCACGTGCGCGAGAAGACGAGGATCTTCAAAAAGGACGCGCTCCCCTTCGCGGCGGCGCTCCCCATCGCCCGCTACGACATCGCCTTCGCCGATCCGCCGTACGAGAGCCGCATGCTGGACCGGCTCCTGGAGAGCTGGATGGCCAAGCCGTTCGCGGCCATCCTCACGCTGGAGCACTCCATCAAGCACCTCCTTCCCGAGGGCGGCGAGGAGCACTTCTTCGAAGACACCATGGTCACCATCTACCGCGCCCGCCTGGCCGACCTGCGCCGCGCGGAGGAGGAGGACCGTGGCTGA
- a CDS encoding TonB family protein, producing MFRVLTRKRKRRLSSPRIVALSVGAHLLLLVGVVASSTAAMVETRPEEQVVDEWDIAKPAPPPPAPDEPQQPDTPPPPTPGETVELPAPTTVPTEIPQPKLDEQPLLAVHVTGDGAPGDVFGPRPAEPTPPTRQIEPTPNPPFQHDGVYTPEMVEETPRLANGSEVARLFERFYPRVLADQGVAGRVMLELIVDADGRVRPGSVRVVSATNPQFSDATLRIVERFRFRPAHVGDQAVPVMVTIPIDWKPEQS from the coding sequence ATGTTCCGAGTCCTGACCCGCAAGCGCAAGCGCCGGCTCTCCTCGCCGCGCATCGTCGCCCTGTCCGTGGGCGCGCACCTCCTCCTGCTCGTGGGCGTCGTTGCCAGCTCGACCGCCGCGATGGTCGAGACCCGGCCCGAGGAGCAGGTGGTGGACGAATGGGACATCGCCAAGCCGGCGCCTCCGCCCCCCGCCCCGGACGAGCCGCAGCAGCCGGACACCCCGCCGCCGCCCACGCCCGGCGAGACGGTAGAGCTGCCCGCGCCCACCACGGTGCCGACAGAGATCCCGCAACCCAAGCTGGACGAGCAGCCGTTGCTCGCGGTGCACGTCACGGGCGACGGCGCCCCCGGTGACGTCTTCGGACCGCGGCCGGCGGAACCCACCCCGCCCACGCGGCAGATCGAGCCCACGCCGAACCCGCCGTTCCAGCACGACGGCGTCTACACGCCGGAGATGGTCGAAGAGACGCCGAGGCTGGCGAACGGCAGCGAGGTGGCGCGCCTCTTCGAGCGCTTCTACCCGCGCGTGCTGGCGGACCAGGGTGTCGCGGGCCGCGTGATGCTGGAGCTGATCGTGGATGCGGACGGCCGCGTGCGGCCCGGAAGTGTGCGCGTGGTATCCGCCACCAACCCGCAGTTCTCGGACGCGACCCTGCGCATCGTGGAGCGCTTCCGCTTCCGCCCCGCCCACGTGGGCGACCAGGCCGTCCCCGTGATGGTGACCATCCCCATCGACTGGAAGCCCGAGCAGAGCTAA
- a CDS encoding GNAT family N-acetyltransferase: MADFTLRPATHDDAERWLALVDALADYEKLDRPRPDARERLVHDAFGPPPNRIQVYLAESRDGEALAYAITCETYSSFLALPTLYLEDLFVLPEARRHGIGKAFFRFLAAEALVRGCGRMEWVVLDWNELAIEFYEGLGARHMREWYTYRLTAEQLADMAEVTGG; this comes from the coding sequence GTGGCTGATTTCACTCTGCGGCCCGCCACGCACGACGATGCGGAGCGGTGGCTGGCGCTGGTGGACGCGCTCGCGGACTACGAGAAGCTCGATCGGCCCCGCCCCGACGCCCGCGAGCGTCTGGTGCATGACGCATTCGGGCCGCCCCCGAACCGCATACAGGTGTACCTGGCGGAATCGCGAGACGGCGAGGCGCTCGCGTACGCCATCACCTGCGAGACGTACTCGTCGTTCCTGGCGCTCCCCACGCTCTACCTCGAGGACCTGTTCGTCCTTCCCGAGGCGCGGCGACACGGGATCGGCAAGGCGTTCTTTCGCTTCCTCGCGGCGGAGGCGCTGGTTCGCGGGTGCGGGAGGATGGAGTGGGTGGTGCTCGATTGGAACGAGCTCGCAATCGAGTTCTACGAGGGCCTCGGTGCGCGCCACATGCGCGAGTGGTACACGTACCGGCTGACGGCGGAGCAACTCGCGGATATGGCGGAGGTGACGGGGGGGTGA